The nucleotide window TGAAAATTTTGCCACATTAATTATGAACAAGAGAAATCCATGCGCTTAAACCTATGAACGGATATGTACCCATAGACAGTCAGCTGGTTAGCAGTGCTCTGTAGAAAATTATCAATCAGGTCCCCTGCAAACAAACAAAGGAGTGTGAAGATAAATATTGTGAATAGATATTCATGACCCAATTGCACAACTGGTAACTGGAAAATATCTCACATTGATGATCTGCAGCTCCATTTTCCAAGCATTGACTACTTTCCGCGATCTTGTCAGCCTGCTCAGCAAGAACCACCTCACCCTCATACACTGGCTCCTCAGTTTGAAATGCCATGTTTCCACTGCCAAGTACGTGCTCTTCTCCTTGATAGATTGGCTCATTCCCCTGAATGCTTGAAGAGGCAAGCACAGCAGTGTCTAGAGAAGCAACTTTCTCATCCTGCTCAGGTATAGCACCCATAGGAGTAGCTTGACTAGTTACAGTTGCTGAGTCACAGCTGTTCTCAGTATCAGAAACCTGAGGGGCAGTATCATAAGCCTGAGGTGTAGCACCCATAGGAGTAGCTTGACTAGTTACAGTTGCCGAGTCACAGCTGTTCTCAGTATCAGAAACCTCAGGGGCAGTATCAGAAGACTGAGTGTCATGAATTTGCATAGTAGAATATTCTCTGCGGGTTTCTTTACTAGCTTCAGCGAGATcaggagcaggagcaggagcagAAGCTTCGCCATCGAGAACAGAAGATTCATGAGAAGGGCAGGCAACAGTAGATTCTGAAGATTGAACAGGTATATCAAGGTGCGCTACTAACGCATCCCTTTTCCCATCTTCCTCTGTTTCTTTAGAGGTCAAAGCTTGTTCAGATTCTGAAGACGCAACTTCACTAACATTAGCATCAGAATTTGTGTTCTGTAATGTAGAATCATGACTACCTTCCTCTTTATTTgacagtcctaccacctcaggtGCCTCTAATACAAAGCTCTCACTACGTGGTGTATCCTCTATATTGGAGGATGAATGACTCTGCGAAGTGCTGAAGGAAACAGATCCATCAACAACATTCGTGCTTTCAGCTTTGGATAGACTAAGGACTCTCCTTAGTTCCTCGTCTTCCTCACGGTCACCTCGTCTCATTTGCAGTTCAGCTGAATCTGAGAGTGTACTTTCATCAAATGATTTCCCTAGAGAAACAGTAGGTGACGGAACCCCTAATGCTGCTGCTGTTGCGGCAGCAAAATCAACAGTTTCTTCCTCTGCAACATGTTTATCCTCTTCTGCTGGTTTCTCTGACTTATATTCAGCAAGCCCAGAAGCAAGAGCATTGTATGACTTTGATCCAATGGCACTAGCAGTGTCAGTATCCTAGAAATTGATATGAAGCAGTATTAGCATGTCAGTGATGTTATAGGCACAGCTAATAAAGTGATGCTGTATCTACTTTGTAGTCATGAGTCACGTGACACATTTAAGCAGACATGGATGTTGAACAAGAGCACAGCTAGCATTCACATACATACAGTCAGAAACCGTGTTAGTCATGCGTCTTTGTTCGTGGAATTGCATTGCACAACATAAACAGGTCATCAATTATTGAGTTTTTTAGTACAAAAAATAAGTCTACTAAACCTACACTGGAATTTAAATATAATGTCCGTATGCAAGCATAACCTTTTGCAGAAGCAACTCAAGtgacaattgaaacacaaagagtgAAAGTGAGGGGCATCGGAGTAAGAGAATCGGTTCCCTCAGTTGACAATTCATCTCAACAGAATAGCCATAATTATGACCGATGGTTTAGGCTGCAGACTGGAATACAGTTGGTAGCAACCTAACGTACAAAATGTGGTACGTTTTACCAATACCAAGAGGTCAAAAGAAAGAAAACTAATGTCACATGAACATCCCAATGCTAGTAAAAGCAGGGAACTCCTCTGCACTACAGATAAAGGGCATGCAATTGCAAGCAAACAGACTTCAGAGACCGAATAAAGTCACACAAACAATCACAATAAAAATATCTCCTAAGAATGAATATGTAGTAAATATTGCTGACAGGGCTCAGAACTCAGGGAGACCCAAATTTTAAAGATGGTATAGTCTTGCACTCTTGCACATGCATAATGCCTTCGGAAGCAAAGACATTGCACACTCTACAGCGGTCAATGTTTTATACACATATATTTTAAGTATTCCCCATATGCGTATATTCTACATCATTCATCATCTATGCAATAGTGTGATTACCAAAATTGAAAAACATAAACATGGATGGAAAAAGTACCAAGACCATATGCAAGATAGCATTGAATCCTTTAATCAAGTTCACGGGCATACAAATACTGATTTCTCACGTTTATGAACCTGGCCATTCATGTGTCAAAAATTTACATTTCACCTAAAGTATTAGGGCTGTTGTATGCAAGTTAGGTGAGACAGGCTATACCAATCTCAATAAATACCAAGCAAAATCAA belongs to Triticum urartu cultivar G1812 chromosome 7, Tu2.1, whole genome shotgun sequence and includes:
- the LOC125519753 gene encoding ubiquitin carboxyl-terminal hydrolase MINDY-2 isoform X1, with the translated sequence MSADTPPLPPPAPPLGALDPEPEPAQPLEPPEVMHKTRAVDFLGRRTPIVYQNDNGPCPLLAICNVLLLKNVISLNPDAGEVSQQKLLSLVADRLIDSNSSAQGRDEEYARNWEHNISDAIDLLPRLTTGIDVNVMFRKVDDFEFTPERAIFDLLDIPLYHGWIVDPQDTDTASAIGSKSYNALASGLAEYKSEKPAEEDKHVAEEETVDFAAATAAALGVPSPTVSLGKSFDESTLSDSAELQMRRGDREEDEELRRVLSLSKAESTNVVDGSVSFSTSQSHSSSNIEDTPRSESFVLEAPEVVGLSNKEEGSHDSTLQNTNSDANVSEVASSESEQALTSKETEEDGKRDALVAHLDIPVQSSESTVACPSHESSVLDGEASAPAPAPDLAEASKETRREYSTMQIHDTQSSDTAPEVSDTENSCDSATVTSQATPMGATPQAYDTAPQVSDTENSCDSATVTSQATPMGAIPEQDEKVASLDTAVLASSSIQGNEPIYQGEEHVLGSGNMAFQTEEPVYEGEVVLAEQADKIAESSQCLENGAADHQWDLIDNFLQSTANQLTVYGLFCLQEGLKERELCVFFRNNHFNSMFKHNGSLYLLATDQGFFSQTDLVWQKLDEVNGDGVFVTSNFTPFTAESPRNDSWNQQQAMTTTADYIAQFDNSALPNSSGDSDLELAIALQQQEFGQQPQRQEPPPQQQQPQQQQQQQTQTHQTPNQSSGRPGLVVGPRQRSNVPPPARTESKKEKCIVM
- the LOC125519753 gene encoding ubiquitin carboxyl-terminal hydrolase MINDY-2 isoform X2, giving the protein MSADTPPLPPPAPPLGALDPEPEPAQPLEPPEVMHKTRAVDFLGRRTPIVYQNDNGPCPLLAICNVLLLKNVISLNPDAGEVSQQKLLSLVADRLIDSNSSAQGRDEEYARNWEHNISDAIDLLPRLTTGIDVNVMFRKVDDFEFTPERAIFDLLDIPLYHGWIVDPQDTDTASAIGSKSYNALASGLAEYKSEKPAEEDKHVAEEETVDFAAATAAALGVPSPTVSLGKSFDESTLSDSAELQMRRGDREEDEELRRVLSLSKAESTNVVDGSVSFSTSQSHSSSNIEDTPRSESFVLEAPEVVGLSNKEEGSHDSTLQNTNSDANVSEVASSESEQALTSKETEEDGKRDALVAHLDIPVQSSESTVACPSHESSVLDGEASAPAPAPDLAEASKETRREYSTMQIHDTQSSDTAPEVSDTENSCDSATVTSQATPMGATPQAYDTAPQVSDTENSCDSATVTSQATPMGAIPEQDEKVASLDTAVLASSSIQGNEPIYQGEEHVLGSGNMAFQTEEPVYEGEVVLAEQADKIAESSQCLENGAADHQWDLIDNFLQSTANQLTVYGLFCLQEGLKERELCVFFRNNHFNSMFKHNGSLYLLATDQGFFSQTDLVWQKLDEVNGDGVFVTSNFTPFTAESPRNDSWNQQQAMTTTADYIAQFDNSALPNSSGDSDLELAIALQQQEFGQQPQRQEPPPQQQQPQQQQQQQTQTHQTPNQSSGRPGLVVGPRRSNVPPPARTESKKEKCIVM